The segment AAATAACCCGTTGATTCTAAAAATTAGAAATTAATTATATATGTTAATATATTTTAATATCATAGAATATAGATTTACCTATAAATTTCTACAATACCAATAATAAAATAACATCACATATAAAGATAATAGTATAAGTTAAATTGGAGGAATAAATCATATGCTTAATGAAAGAATAGTTGCTCTTTCACATCAATTAAGAGAGTCGGGAGTAAATGTCAGTATTAGAAGTACTCAGACGGCATATCAGGTATGGGATTTATTTAAAAACGAAACTGAAATCTCAAAGATGAAAACCGCCCTGAAGAGTGTATATGTCAAAGAGCCATATGATGAAAAAAGGTTTGATGAAATATTTGATGAAATATTCCAAATCGAAAGCAAAAATCCTCTCAGATCCATAAGAGAAGACCCTGCAGTGCAACCTGAAGATATTATGGGACTGCCAGATACGCAACAATCAGAATCTGCAATAGAATCAATGATGCCTCCCGAATTTGACTTGAATGAATTAACAGAAATTAAAGTACATGAAAAAGATTTATTGAAGACCGACATCAGCAATATTAATACATTTGATGAACGTATACTTGACTTATGCCGTAAATTAAGTGAAAAAATAAGAACAAGAAGAAGTATTCGTAGAAAAAGAATGCACTCCAACAACATTGACATGCCGAGAACCATCCGAAAAAACCTTAAAAATGGTGGGAAACTAATCAAGCTGGAACATGCAAAGCCACATATCCATAAGAACAAACACATATTCTTAAGTGATGTGAGCGGATCATGCGACTGGATAAATAACTGGTTTTTCACAATATTATATGGATGTCAAAAATCATTTGACAAGATTAACTGTTACGAATTTGACAATTCAATCCTAGAAACAACTGATGCCTTAAAGCTGGAGTCATACTATGAATCCTATCAGGATATCTATTCAAGAAGGATGAAAAAGGGAATGATTCATGGCAAATCAGATATGGCAAATTCATTTAAAGAATTTATAGATGAAGCTAACCTAAACCATAGAAGTATTGTGATAATATTAAGCGATTGTCGTGACTGGAATGGAAAACGAGAAAATGGTGAATTAGAAAGTGCAAAGCTATTGAAAGAGATTGTAAAGCAAAGCAACAGGGTAATGATATTCAACCCAGAACCTAAAATAAAATGGGACACACCCACAAGTTGCGTTAAAGACTATATTGAAGCCGGAGCACAAATGTATGAAATTAAAAACTTAGAAAACCTTGCAACATTAATAACAAACCTATAGGTGAATGAAATGAAATATTTTGTAAGATATGGAGAAATAGGTACTAAAAGCCCTAAAATAAGACGTAAATTTGAAAACAATCTAATTAAAAACATCCAATCAGAATTAGATTGTACCTTTGACAACAATCAAGGAAGATTAACATTAATAACTGATGAAGAAGACTGTAAGGTCAATGATATTTTATCCCGAACATTCGGTATAGTATCATATAGCCCCATACTTGAGACCAATACAAATAAAGATGATATAACCAGCCTTATAGAGAATACTATGAGAAAAATTATTAAGGAGGACAAGTTCAATCCCGAAAAGGATACTTTTGCCGTTAGATGCAGACGGGTTGGAAATCATAACTATACAAGTCAGGAAATAGCCGCCTACTGTGGAGGTGTAGTGATAAAAGTATGTGATGCTACTGTTAACCTATCACAACCGGATTTCACATTATATGTGGAGGTACGTGATGACAAAACATATATATATCATGAAAAAATCAGGGGATTGGGTGGTTTACCTGTAGGTAGCCAGGGAAAGGTTGTCTGTCTAATCTCTTCAGGTATTGATTCCCCGGTAGCAGCATATCAAATGTTAAAACGTGGCTGTCAGGTAATATTACTTCACTGTGATAATCATCCATACAGTGAGGGTTCTGTTGATAAGGTTCTTAAGAATGCGGATAATCTCAGAAGATACTCCATTGGAAATCCGATAAAGGTGTATTCGATTAAATTTGGAAAATATCTTGAAAAAGTGTTGAATGAAGCTCCACCACGTATGACATGTGTACTCTGCAAGAGTGGAATGTATCAGTCGGCTGCACTTTTGGCCAAAAAGGAACATGCAAATGCAATAGTTGATGGTAGCAGCATAGGACAGGTTGCATCCCAGACATTAACCAACCTTGAAGCTACACGCTATCATTGTAGAATGCCGATATTCAGTCCATTAATATCCCTGGATAAACTTGAGATAGAGGAAATTGCTAAAAGAATCAACACGTATGAAACATCAATCATACCTGATGGCGGATGTAAAGCAGTACCTAAGCATCCTGAAACACATGCAGACTTGAAATTGGTTAAAGATATCGTAGAGGACATTAATCAGATGGAATGTCTGGAAAAAATCAGCGAATCTATAGTCAGATTAGATTCATAATTTACTTTTTTTATTGAAAATTTTTTTATTAGAAAATATTTGGAAGGATGGTCAATAAAGCACTATTAAAAAAAAAGGCAATCAGTACTCACGAGTAAAAAAAAAAGATTTAAAAAAAAGAGAAAATAGCTATAACCTATCTGCCAGATATTGGCCTAATCTTCTGGATAATGCCAGTATTGTATATATTGGAGGTAATCCCGGAGCTTCCGGCAGAACCGATCCATCGGCAACATAAAGGTTATCGAATTCTGTTTTCAGGTTTTTGTCCACAATATCGCCAATTCTGGCTGATGATATCAAGTGTGCACCCCTAACGTGTGTGGAGGATATGCTTTCAATATCGGCTCCCGCGGTTACGAGAATGTTACCTGCTATTGCAGCCCCCCTTGCAAGGTATGCTGCATCTTCAAAGTCTATTGTCTTTTCTACCTGATTTAGATAGACGTGTCCATTGACTTTATCCGGTATTTTAATCATCAGACTTATTATGTCATCAACCGTAGCATCTGGGTGTGTCTCCTGTATTTTTGCCAATAAAAATTGACTGGTATGTGGAGATATAACTATATGAGGCAATTTGATGAACTTATTCATTTGTATTTCATTGTCCTGTCCGGCATCCTTCAGGTATCCTCCAACTGTTATGAAGGGATCTACTGCAAATGTTTCACCCGCCTTAATGCCTGCTGTTCGTAATAGTTTAGGTGTCATCATACCACCCGCCGCCAATATTACGATATCGGCAAAGTATTGGGTAGCCTTGTCTGTTTTAATTCCCTTGACTTTGTTGTCTTCAACTATTAAAGCTGTTGCAGCTTCCTGTGTAATGAGCTTTACGCCATTTTCCTGTGCTACTTCCAAATCAGATAAGCTGCTCCATTTTGCTCCATGAGGACAGCCCCATGCACATTTACCACATTGTTTACACTTTGACGGGTCAATTGCCTTAGGCATGTCCTGCATATCCAATCCCAATTTAGTTGATGCTTCCTTTAATAATTTGGTTATTTTTCCCTCATGTGTTTTAGGCATTGTTTGTATGTGTAACTCTTCTTTTAATTGTTCGAGCTGACCGGTTATGTCAATGTCATATTCCTTTAGTTCATCAACCAATGATGGAACAAGATTACCTGCAATGACTAACGATGAACCGCCTACAACATCTGTCTTTATCAGTTCCATTTCATTTTTGTCCCATACATCATAATACTTGTATGCTTCTGATGCATCAGACAAGACTCCTTTTTCTACGATTGTGATGTCGACATTTGGATTTTTTGATAACTCTCTTGCTACGCTTAATCCTCCTGTTCCAGCACCTACAATTAATACATCAGTCTTCATCCCATTCTTCCTCTTCTTTTTGTTTTTCTTTTCTCATCTTAGCCTTATGAATCGGAGTATAGTTCAATAATTCCCCTTTATCATCCACTTCTACATAATCACGCGTTTGATTCTCTTCATCCGTGAATACGACCTGATATGTATTATCTTCAGGTTCTTTTGTATCCGTACTTCTTTCATGGACATATTTTGCAATGTTGGATCCGATTATGGCAGTGACTCCACAGACTATTATTGCTACACACATAGGAATTAATGCTCCCAGCAACAAGTCCATTATCATGGTAGTGGTGCTTGTCTGTACGGGGATGGTATATGTGGGCATGTAATCTTTCAGGATTAATCCTGTTGGATAGCTTAATATGTAACCAATTAATGCATAGAGTACTCCCGTAATTATTGCTTCACGTTTTCTTCTGTTGATGTATGAGACAATCAATCCTATTAGCACTAAAATTAACAGATAACCAAATCCACTCCTTGATAATATTAATGCCAGTATTACAAAGATTATTATTGAAAATTTCTTTAAAAAATCAATTAAAGACATATCTGAACTTCCTTAATATCTAATATAAATTGATATAAACTTTTATTCTATATATATTATTAATAAAGAATTATTTAAATACTTTTGTAACTAATAGTTTAATGTATTCTTAACTCCGATGAAAAATATTTGTTTTTTGTGACAAAAAATTTTAGTAATTAACAACAATATAATAACTAGGAGGATTGTGTAAAATTAAATTTAAGACGCTGGAAAATCCAAGTTCCAAGGAGAGTTATGAACTCATAAGGGAAGGCTTGGACAAAAAATCAATGATTATATTGCTTGTTAAATGTCATGTTGAATATAATGGACGTGCCAGGAGTAAACTTGATGTTGGAGACCGATTGGTTGTTATTAAAAAAGACGGAACCTTTATAATTCATCAGGAATTAAATTTAGATCCGGTTAATTGGCAGGCCGCGGGGTGTAAAAACAAAGTCAAACTGGAAGATGACATGGTAATATTAACAAGTAAAAAAACAAAGCCTACCGAGGAAATAATAGTCTACATAGATGAAACATATAGCGTTACATACTATAATTGTGTTGATACTAAAAACCTTGAAATAAGGGGTTATGAAAAACATATGGTTGATTTGGCCTGGGAAAAACCGGAACTTATTGAAAAGGGTTTCAGACCGACAAGACGTGAATATCAGACAGAGAATGGATTTATAGATTTGATGGGTAAGGATAGTGAAGGTCATCTGGTAATCCTTGAATTTAAAAGTAGAAAGGCCGGTACTAATGCTGTTAAACAGTTAAAGGGATATATTGATTGTTTTTTAGATAATAAGGAGTTTGTAAGGGGAGTTATTGTAGCACCAAGTATTACTGATAATGCACTTGAAGAGCTTGAGAAATTAGAAATGGAATTTATTGAGATGAATCCGCCATTGGATTTATTAAAACAAAAAGCATCCACATTAGATTCATTCTTCTAACAAAAAATTACATTAAAAATTCATAATCTTCCCCATTTATCGCTATCAATATTGCATCAACAATACATGCGGTGTTCCATCCCACCACTTTTGTTGCCACTTCCTGCAAGTCAAGAGGTATTTCTTCAGCACCATATGGCCGGATTATTATTATGGCCTTATCAAATGTCTGGGCATAATTGATATGCTCACTTATCTTATCCTTATTGCTATCCCATAGACCTGAAAGTACTATCAATGCGTCACAGTCGGCTATCTTCTCTGAAAAATTATCGCCGGTATCTGTTATATCCACCCATTTAAATGCTTCCGTTGCAGTGGACAGTCTTTCCATAAATGTATTGTAATCCTGGCTATCTACAGGATATGAAACAAATAGTTTCCATGTTTTGTTTTCTTCGGGAAATAAATCCAACATTTTATCACCTATATCAATGCACGTCTTTCTATTTCTATTTCTTCTGTCGTATCATAATCGTATACTGTAAAGCAATCGTTTGGACATATGCTTGCAGGAGTTTCTATCTCATATAATGTTTTTACTACACCTTCAACACTTTCATCATCCATGAATGCTCCCTGCATTGCAATAACGTTATCATCGTCCAAGTATAATAATTGACTTGTCTTTGTACATGCCCCACATCCTTTACAGTTTGTTCTATCAATTTCTACTTCATACATTATAACACCTATATATAGTTATATACTTTGAACATAAATAAATAATTATACAATAAATATTGAAGGGATATTCATGAAAGAATTTAAAATTGCAAGTTGTCAGATGGATGTTGTCGATGACAAAAATAGAAATATCCATCATGCCATCGAATTAATAAAGAGAGCCTCCAGTAACAATGCAGATATCATAACTCTACCCGAAATGTTTAACACTCCTTATGATAATAACAAATTCATCGAGAATGCCGAAGATGAAGAGGCCAGCCCTACATTGGATGCCATGTGCCAAGTGGCCGGCAAAGAGGAGATATATCTGCAATGTGGTTCAATTGCAGAAGTTGACGATGACAAGATATACAATACGGCTTATCTAATCAGTCCTGATGGTGAGATAATAGCAAAACATAGAAAGATGCACCTGTTTGATATTGACTGCGATACGATGAAGTTTACTGAATCGGATACCCTGTCTGCGGGGGATAATATTACAACCGTAAAGACCCATCTCGGTAGAATATCCCTGGCAATATGTTATGATGTTCGATTCAATCAGATGTGGACATTGATGAATGAGAACGAGACGGACATAGTACTGCTTCCAGGAGCATTCAATAAGACAACCGGCCCCCTTCACTG is part of the Methanosphaera sp. BMS genome and harbors:
- a CDS encoding VWA domain-containing protein, whose protein sequence is MLNERIVALSHQLRESGVNVSIRSTQTAYQVWDLFKNETEISKMKTALKSVYVKEPYDEKRFDEIFDEIFQIESKNPLRSIREDPAVQPEDIMGLPDTQQSESAIESMMPPEFDLNELTEIKVHEKDLLKTDISNINTFDERILDLCRKLSEKIRTRRSIRRKRMHSNNIDMPRTIRKNLKNGGKLIKLEHAKPHIHKNKHIFLSDVSGSCDWINNWFFTILYGCQKSFDKINCYEFDNSILETTDALKLESYYESYQDIYSRRMKKGMIHGKSDMANSFKEFIDEANLNHRSIVIILSDCRDWNGKRENGELESAKLLKEIVKQSNRVMIFNPEPKIKWDTPTSCVKDYIEAGAQMYEIKNLENLATLITNL
- the nucS gene encoding endonuclease NucS is translated as MCKIKFKTLENPSSKESYELIREGLDKKSMIILLVKCHVEYNGRARSKLDVGDRLVVIKKDGTFIIHQELNLDPVNWQAAGCKNKVKLEDDMVILTSKKTKPTEEIIVYIDETYSVTYYNCVDTKNLEIRGYEKHMVDLAWEKPELIEKGFRPTRREYQTENGFIDLMGKDSEGHLVILEFKSRKAGTNAVKQLKGYIDCFLDNKEFVRGVIVAPSITDNALEELEKLEMEFIEMNPPLDLLKQKASTLDSFF
- a CDS encoding ferredoxin, whose product is MYEVEIDRTNCKGCGACTKTSQLLYLDDDNVIAMQGAFMDDESVEGVVKTLYEIETPASICPNDCFTVYDYDTTEEIEIERRALI
- a CDS encoding carbon-nitrogen hydrolase family protein — its product is MKEFKIASCQMDVVDDKNRNIHHAIELIKRASSNNADIITLPEMFNTPYDNNKFIENAEDEEASPTLDAMCQVAGKEEIYLQCGSIAEVDDDKIYNTAYLISPDGEIIAKHRKMHLFDIDCDTMKFTESDTLSAGDNITTVKTHLGRISLAICYDVRFNQMWTLMNENETDIVLLPGAFNKTTGPLHWETLLRARAIDNQFFVVATSPSQLDNPYYVAWGHSMIVDPWGNILANAKSSEEIIYSDLNPDLITSVREQIPILKNKRDDIYQTKYVKK
- the thiI gene encoding tRNA uracil 4-sulfurtransferase ThiI, coding for MKYFVRYGEIGTKSPKIRRKFENNLIKNIQSELDCTFDNNQGRLTLITDEEDCKVNDILSRTFGIVSYSPILETNTNKDDITSLIENTMRKIIKEDKFNPEKDTFAVRCRRVGNHNYTSQEIAAYCGGVVIKVCDATVNLSQPDFTLYVEVRDDKTYIYHEKIRGLGGLPVGSQGKVVCLISSGIDSPVAAYQMLKRGCQVILLHCDNHPYSEGSVDKVLKNADNLRRYSIGNPIKVYSIKFGKYLEKVLNEAPPRMTCVLCKSGMYQSAALLAKKEHANAIVDGSSIGQVASQTLTNLEATRYHCRMPIFSPLISLDKLEIEEIAKRINTYETSIIPDGGCKAVPKHPETHADLKLVKDIVEDINQMECLEKISESIVRLDS
- a CDS encoding GMC family oxidoreductase N-terminal domain-containing protein: MKTDVLIVGAGTGGLSVARELSKNPNVDITIVEKGVLSDASEAYKYYDVWDKNEMELIKTDVVGGSSLVIAGNLVPSLVDELKEYDIDITGQLEQLKEELHIQTMPKTHEGKITKLLKEASTKLGLDMQDMPKAIDPSKCKQCGKCAWGCPHGAKWSSLSDLEVAQENGVKLITQEAATALIVEDNKVKGIKTDKATQYFADIVILAAGGMMTPKLLRTAGIKAGETFAVDPFITVGGYLKDAGQDNEIQMNKFIKLPHIVISPHTSQFLLAKIQETHPDATVDDIISLMIKIPDKVNGHVYLNQVEKTIDFEDAAYLARGAAIAGNILVTAGADIESISSTHVRGAHLISSARIGDIVDKNLKTEFDNLYVADGSVLPEAPGLPPIYTILALSRRLGQYLADRL